A stretch of Cryptosporangium aurantiacum DNA encodes these proteins:
- a CDS encoding phage tail sheath family protein: MATLLHPGVYVQEVPSGARSIEGAATSTTIFVGETERGPLVPTRIKSRADYQRLFGGYFRTRDGDPPGAPSRVLTAYAIDAFYQNGGSSAYVLRAADPDEDEGIAVASQGSVLASSPGRWGGSVSVAFLAASGAAPDAASGSTPQRFRIAVVYESPEPGGERRLVETWDRLSLDPGDENYVVDVLRRSLFIRWDETLPLEAPQLDALGSTPSNPTQRDIVDGATELTGGFGGGGELGPVDYGQLLADRLADVDDAALLVATCDALLADDADYGQYVDQFIGFAENRPRRDLFFIGDLPRQSDAVDPTSATQGALAGLTELNASNFTALYWPHVVAGDIVGAGRNPTITLPPSAFVAGLYARTDGRRGVWKAPAGTEATLNGTIALEHRLNDLHSDDLNPVGINALRLIPGAGRVVWGTRTMVPASEWRYVPVRRMAIFLRTSIYNGIQWAVFEPNDEPLWSSLRASINAFLESQFRNGAFAGRTSDEAYGVKVDADTTTELDQAAGVVNILVSFAPLRPAEFVVVHLSQKTQSA; the protein is encoded by the coding sequence ATGGCGACCTTGCTGCATCCGGGCGTTTATGTGCAGGAGGTGCCGTCCGGCGCGCGTTCGATCGAGGGTGCGGCGACGAGCACCACTATTTTTGTCGGCGAAACCGAACGTGGTCCCTTGGTTCCCACCAGAATCAAGAGTCGCGCTGATTACCAACGACTGTTCGGTGGATATTTCCGCACTCGTGACGGAGATCCGCCGGGCGCCCCGAGCCGGGTATTGACCGCGTACGCCATCGACGCTTTTTACCAGAACGGTGGATCGTCGGCGTACGTTTTGCGGGCCGCCGATCCCGACGAGGACGAAGGAATCGCGGTCGCGAGCCAAGGCAGCGTGCTGGCGAGTTCGCCCGGCCGCTGGGGCGGATCGGTCTCGGTGGCGTTCCTCGCCGCGAGTGGAGCAGCGCCCGATGCCGCGAGCGGATCGACGCCGCAGCGTTTCCGGATCGCGGTCGTGTACGAGTCTCCCGAGCCGGGCGGAGAGCGCCGGCTGGTCGAGACCTGGGATCGCTTGTCGCTCGACCCCGGTGACGAGAACTACGTGGTCGACGTCCTGCGTCGCAGCCTGTTCATCCGCTGGGACGAGACGCTGCCGCTCGAGGCTCCGCAGCTCGACGCGCTCGGCTCGACACCGTCCAACCCGACGCAGCGGGACATCGTCGACGGCGCGACGGAATTGACGGGGGGTTTCGGCGGCGGCGGCGAGCTCGGGCCGGTGGACTACGGCCAGCTGCTGGCCGACCGCCTGGCCGACGTCGACGACGCCGCACTCCTCGTCGCGACGTGCGACGCGCTGCTGGCCGACGACGCCGACTACGGGCAGTACGTCGACCAGTTCATCGGCTTCGCGGAGAACCGCCCGCGTCGCGACCTGTTCTTCATCGGTGATCTTCCGCGCCAGAGCGACGCCGTCGATCCGACCAGCGCGACGCAGGGGGCCCTGGCCGGCCTCACCGAGCTGAACGCGAGCAACTTCACCGCGCTGTACTGGCCGCACGTCGTCGCCGGCGACATCGTCGGCGCCGGACGGAATCCGACGATCACGCTGCCTCCGTCCGCGTTCGTCGCCGGTCTGTACGCCCGGACCGACGGACGGCGGGGGGTCTGGAAAGCCCCGGCGGGCACCGAGGCCACCCTCAACGGGACGATCGCGCTCGAACATCGCCTCAACGACCTGCACAGCGACGACCTCAACCCGGTGGGCATCAACGCGCTACGGCTCATTCCCGGCGCGGGCCGGGTGGTCTGGGGCACGCGCACGATGGTTCCCGCGAGTGAATGGCGGTACGTGCCGGTCCGGCGGATGGCGATTTTCCTGCGAACCAGTATCTACAACGGGATCCAATGGGCGGTCTTCGAGCCCAACGACGAGCCGCTCTGGAGTAGCCTCCGCGCCTCGATCAATGCCTTCCTGGAATCCCAGTTCCGTAATGGCGCCTTCGCCGGCCGCACCAGCGATGAGGCATATGGCGTCAAAGTTGATGCCGATACCACGACCGAACTCGATCAGGCCGCGGGTGTCGTCAACATTCTGGTGAGTTTCGCGCCGCTACGCCCGGCGGAATTTGTCGTCGTCCATCTGAGCCAGAAGACGCAGAGCGCGTAA